Part of the Solwaraspora sp. WMMA2065 genome is shown below.
TCGATCGGTGGCGGCACCAGGTCGTCGCCGGGCGGGCGCAGCGCGGCGTGAAGGATCTCTATGGCGGGTATGCGGTGCGCTGGCGACAGGTCGAGTTGCAGTTCCAGAACCTGGGCTCGGTCCTCTGGCGTGGCGGCGGGCTCGTCCAGGATCCGCTGGATGCCGGTCAGCGCTGCGGATTCCTCCTCCGGGAAGGCCATGACGGCGGTGGTGACCGCCGCCGTTGTCGGCGGCCGGGCAGCCAGGGCGGCGCGGACCGCCGTTTCGGCACCGTCGATGCGGGCCAGTCGACGGACGGTCTCGGGCGAGACATAGCCGCCGAGGGGATATCGCCGCGTCAGCGATCGAAGAAGTAGGTCACCGATCGCCCGTTGCACGGCCGTGTCGCGCCCCCACTGCGTGCGGAACAGAATTTCGGCTGTGCGTTGGGCGTCGTAGACGGAAGGAACTTTGGTCCACAGCAGATCGTCTGCCAGCTGCAGTGGGGGAACGTGCCGGTCGTCCCCGTGGCGCAGGAGCACCTGGAGCGCCTGTACCCGGTACTCAATCGGCTCGTACCTGTCGGAGAAGAACGACAGCAGCCCAGCATCGTACCGGCTGGTTCCATTCGTCTCGGTCTGCGCCAACCAGGCAAGAGCGTTGACGCGTTCCACGTTCGGGGCGTAAACGTCGGATGCGGCCAGCTCCAACACCTGAACGGCATCGGCCACCGCCCGGTTCTCCGCCAGCCTGATCGCGATCGAGCGACGATCTTGGAGGTCGTTGGTCCGCTCCGCCAGCATGTCCCGCAACAGTGCCAGCCACTCCGCCGCCCGCTGTGGCGCCCGGTCGATGAGTAGTGGGATCACATCAACCCGGTATGCCGTCTCTATGTGCGGATCTCGTGCATAGGTCTCCAGGACCCCGAGGGCGGAAGCGTGCCGGCTGACCAGACCGCTGTATGCATTGAACAGCTGCCACCGCTGCCAGGGCGGGACATGAACATCGAGAATAGCTTTCGTCGCTGCGGCGCTGTGCAAGGGGTTGTCCATGAGGGCAAGCGCCGCATCGATACGTGCTTGCGCCCGTGTCGACGACCCGATCATCAATCCTTGGAGCAACGACTCGACAACAGGGTCGGGACGATACGCGTGTATGGAGCGCGCCGTGGCGCGCACGGTCTCATCGGGCAGATCGACCTCAGGGCTCGCAAGAAGCTGTTTCAACTGCCGATCGAACTCGGCGGCGACTGGGAGAGAACAGTCGCTGGACAGTGCGATGAGGCTTGTTGTCTCCTTGACGGCCCATGAGCAGCCGGCGGCAGCTCGCAGGACGTCGTCCGCATCGGGCTGAAAACGAGGGTCGAGGTCGACGGCTGAAGCTCGGATGCGGGACACCTCGGCGGTGTCGAGCGTTGATTCGCCGGTCAGCGTTTCGATCGCATCCGCGATCCGATCCCGCAGGTCACGTTCGATCTTCCGCAAAAGCCAATATGGCACGAAACCTCGGGTCGACCTGCCGCTGTCATACAGTGCACGACATATCGCTTCGACCACCTCGGGCCAGTGTTCCTCGCCCACTCGTGCCAGGCTTACGGCAGCCTGCGTGCGAATGTAAGGAATGACGTCGTCACCGGATGACAGGTGGCGCAGGCACCGGATCCCGTCCGGGCGATACTCCGGCCCCAGTTCGGTCAACAGCCGCGCGGCCTGAATGCGATTGTCGTCCTCGATATTCATCTCGGACAGGAAGTACGCGCAGCGACCAGCGATTTCGGCCCGGCAGGTCTGGTCGACGGCGAGCATGGTCTCCGCTGTGTCGGTCAGCTCGTAGACGTTGAGATCCGGTTTGTCGAGGGTGAAGCGAAGCTCGGCGAGGATCAGCTGACGGGATGCGTCGTCCCACTCGGCCAGGGCCTCCGCCGCCACCCGTCGTTCGGATGGTTGCGCGGCGACATCGCCGAGGGTTTCCCGCATGACCTGGAGCGCCCGGTCCCTCGGGTCGCCTTCCCGGTCGATGAGGTGGCTCGCGACGTCGACCCGCTGCGAAATGGTGCCGCTGGCCGTCGTCAGTGCGTCCGCGAGCAGCCCGGCGAGCTCCGCCTCCTGGGTTGAGCCGATGTTCTCCAGGGCGATCACCGAGGTTAGCCGCGCGGTCAGCGAATCGCCCCCGCCTGCCTGGGCCAACAGTTCTGCCTCCAGGGCCGGCCGTCGTGAGCGATCCCGGTCGGCGAGCAGGGCGGCTAGCGCGGCCCACGCCGCCGAGCCAGGCTCCGCGAACTCGAGGTATCGGGCGAGCCAGCCGACGAGGACCGGCGTGACCGGAAATCGGCGTAGTGGGGCGACCAGTTCGACCGCCCCGGGCGGTGAAGCCCCCCACAGCTGGTCGGAAAGCGAGTCCAGGCAGGCGGCGAGCTGCCGGTCGGTGGCCGCAGCACCCTCGGCGACCAGCCGCACCGCGGCGGCCCGGTGGGCGGCCCCGCCGCTGAGCAGCCAGCTCAGCAGGTCCCCGTCCTCTGGATGGAACCTGGTCCACCTGATCAGCACCGCCATCGCGCCCGGCTCGTTGCGGACGGCGAGGTGCAGCGCGCGGCGCCATCCCGTGTCGTCCGCGTCGAAACGGTCCGGCAATTCGGCGGCGAACCGCCGGGCGGCGAAGTGCTCGGCGAACGTCAGGTGGATGAAGTCCGGTCCTGCGTCCCGGCGGCTGAGCAGTCCCGTGCTGAACAGCACCTCGGAGACGAGTTCCGCCATGTCCTCGGGCGGTCTGCCGCTGACCGGACCGGCCTCGCGGCGCAGCCACTCCATCGCGGTCAGGACCAGCGAGCGGCGGCTGCGCACCCGTACCACCGCGAGTTCTTCGACCAGATCGTCCGTGCGGTCGCAGAGCGCGGCGACCAGTTCGGAGTTGTTGCGGTCACCGTCCAGTGCGGCGGTCAGCGCGGTGCGGGCCGAGTTGCGGCGGGCCGCGTTGTGCTGCCGGAGCCAGTGCAGGCAACGCTCGTAGAGGTCGTGGCGGTTGCGCGGCAGGCGGGAGTCGGGATCGTCCGCGTACACGTTGATCGCGATGGTCGCCATCAACGGCACCGCCGCCATTTCGTGCAGGCCGGCTGACGCGACCTGAGACAGGAAGCCAGCGGCCTGGTCGGCGCCCTCCGGCGACGGACCGAACCAGCGGTGGGCGAACTCGGCGAGCATCCGTCGGTCGAACGGCAGCAGTGTGTAGTGGCCGATCGCTCCGGCGCCGAGCATCGCCGTGGCGTGCCCGACCAGCGGCCGGGTCGTGATCAGCAGACGCCACGGCCGATCGGCGGCGGCCGTCCATCCGGACAGCACCGCCATGAAGGTCTCCCGCTCATCGCTCGGGACCTCGTCCAAACCGTCGATCACTATCAGCCACTCGGTGCCGTCGACCGGACCGGCGAGCAGCGCCGGATCGACCGAGTCGCGGGCGGCCATGCCGAGGCCCTGTGACGCGGCCGCCGCCAGTGCTTCCGGCCACTTCCGGCCAGCGTGGGCGGCCAGCGACCGCGCCGTGACCAGCAGTGGCAGTAAAGGCTTAGCGGTCAGCCGACGCCCGTGTTCGTCGGCGTGCAGCCAGGCCCTGGCCAGCTGACGACAGATCTGCGCCGCCGTGGTCGACTTGCCGGTGCCGGGGCCGCCCTCGATCAGCAGATGACGGTGCTGGTCGAAGACCTTTTCCAGCGGCCGGCGCACCGGGATCACCCGGGGGCGCTCGTCGAACGGAAGGAACAGCCGCTCGTCGGCGAAACGGCTCAGCCGACGCCGCCGTTCGTCGGCGCGGCTCTCGGCGGACTGTGGCTGTTCCACCCGCTGCTGAACGTAGACGGTGGACACCTCGTTCCGCCGGTTGCGCAACAGCCGGCTCGGTGACAGGTCGGCGGCGGCCTCGATGTCCTGGAGCAGCCGCCATACGTCGTCGCGCAGCGGACGGCGGCCCCAGGCGGTCCGGTGTCGCCGGGTCCGCACCGGTGACGTAACCGTCCGGCCCTGACGCACAGCGATCACGGCCGCGCCAAAGGCGAGGACCCCGATGAACATCGCGACGACGCTCGCGAGCTGATCGGCGCGCTCCAGGCCGAGGCGGCTGAGGATTACGGCGAGGCCGCCCAGGAAGAGTGCGGTGAGGGCCAGGATCCCGGCGGCGATGAGTCGTCCGGACGAGGGGGTTCGCACTCGGTCATCATCCCAAGCGAACGCACCCATCAGTGTCCGTCACTGAGCAGCAGCGCGGACCGTACGAATGATCCACTCCATCAGCCGTATAGCGGCGGCGGCGATCAGCGACCTTTGTCCTGGCGGCTGCGCGCCAGGAGGTAGCCGGCGTAGGCCGCCAGCGCCACGGCTGCCAACGCCGCAGGCGGGCCGATCAGCGCGCCGGCCCGCTCACGGGAGCCCATCACGGCTCCGAAGGAACGGTCAGCCATCACCGACCAGCGGGACCGCCAGGACAGGGCCGACCCGATCGAGAGCGCGGAGCCGACGGACAGCACCGATCCTGCGGAGCCGACGCTGCCGACGGAGGCGATCGAGCCGACGCTGCCGATGGACAGCACCGAGCCATGGGATCCGATCGACAACAGCGAGTCGGTGGACCACAACGACAGCCATGACGAGCCGGTAGCTTTCATGGGGAGAGTATGCGCCCCCTGCTTTCACAGGTCGTCGGGCAGGACCCGGAACGCCGTGTGCCCGCTCAATGGACGGATGGCCCGAAAATCCCGCCGATCCAGTGTCAACACCGCATCCGTCTCGTACTGCTCGGCAACCACGACATTCACGGCGTCCGTGAGATCCAGGCGCAGTGCCCACGTACCGTGACTGGACGGTGCGGGCTCCGCGCAGCACGGTCGCGGTCACTTCCGGGACCAGGACCCGCAGGTTTCGCTCCTGCCCCAGCAGCCAGTCCTGCACAGCGTGGGCCGTCTCGCGGTCCACGTGCCGAGTGGCTGTGTTGGCCGACGGCTGACGCTGACGGTGACGACGGAACCCCGGCTCCCCCGGGGTTCCGTCGAGCCCTGTCGCGTCGGGAGGTGTGGGCTCACCCGCGACGACATCCGCACCATCAACAGGTGCTGGAGGCTGCCGTCAGCGCGCAATGCCCGGCTGGGGCGAGACCGGTCAGTCGCTGTAGTGGTACCGGGCCTTAATGATCTTCACTTCCTTCTCGTCGGCCCGGTACACGAGGCGGTGTTCGTCATCGATCCGCCGCGACCAGTAGCCGGTCAGGTCGCCTTTCAGTGGCTCCGGCTTGCCGACGCCGGCGAACGGGTCACGCTGGATCTCGCCGATCAGACGGGTGATCCGGCGCGCCTTCTTCCGATCCGAGGCGAGCCAGAAGAGCAGGTCCTCCCATGCGTCGGGATCAAAGTTGACCCCCCTCACTCCTCGCCCCCGGCCATCTCCCGTAGCTCATCCATGGTCCTGGCGATCGAGGGGCCGCCCGCTCGGTCCCGGGCGACGGCCTCCATGAGCCGCCTCGCGTTCGCGGGAGACCGGAGCAGGTACACGGTCTCTTGCCAGGCGTCGTAGTCCTCCGCCGACATGAGCACCACGTCCCCGCTGCGCGAGCTGATGCGTACCGGGTCGTGGTCGTCGTTGACCCGCTCGATGAGGGGGAACAGGCGCTGCCGCGCTTCGCTTGCGCTGATGGACATGGTTGCGCTCCTTCCAGCCAGTACAGGAATACCGTACCATTGTCGTACCTAAAACCTGTACGACTTTGGTCGCTGAATGGCGAAGCGCGCGGCGGATGCCGGGCTGGCGTCGAGGATGCGTACGAGGCGGCGCTTCAGGCACCAAACCCGGCGATAGCGCAGCGTGACGGTTAGCCAACCGGGCGACGTGCTTGCGTCGTCGAGGGTCAGTTGCCGGTGCCGAGGTTGGCCATCATCGCGGCCGGGTAGCGGTCGCCCCGTGCCGAGCCGGCCGGCACGGCCTTCTCGATCTCGGCCAGGTCGTCCGCGGAAAGCACCAGGTGGGCGGCGGGCAGGGCCTCGGTCAATCGATTGCGGGTACGGGCGCCGACGAGCGGGACGATGTCGCCGCCCTGAGCCGCCACCCACGCGATCGCCAGCTGAGCCACGGTGCAGCCCTTCGCCTCGGCCACCCGCCGCAGCGCCTCCACCAGGGCCAGGTTGTGTTCGACGTTGTCACCCGAGAACCGTGGCATCCGGCGGCGGTGGTCACCCGGTCGCGCTTCGACATTCTGCCAGTGGCCCGAGATCAGGCCTCGGCTCAGGACGCCGTACGCGGTCATCCCGACGCCCAGCTCCCGCAGCGTCGGCAGCACATCGGCCTCCACCCCGCGCGAGATCAGCGAGTACTCGATCTGCAGGTCGGCGACCGGGTGCACGGCGTGCGCCCGGCGGATCGTCTCAGCGCCCACCTCGGAAAGTCCCACGTGTCGTACGTACCCGGCTTCGATCATGTCTTTGATCGCACCCATCGTGTCCTCGATCGGCACCTCCGGGTCCAGTCGCGCCGGCCGGTAGATGTTGACGTAGTCGACACCCAGCCGGGTCATCGCGTTGACGAAGACGAGGAGCATGATCCTGATCGGCTGCGAGAAGTCGCGCGGCCGGGTAGGACCCGCGAAGCAGGCGCCAGATGACCCGGCCGGCAGGGCCGCACGAGGTCTGTCTGCAGCCCGACCAGCCTCGATCAGTAGATCAGTTGAGAGGTTTGAATGTATCGATAACTGCCGGTAAGGTCGTGCTTGCATGTCGTTACCGAGATGGGAGCATCTGTGAGCAAGATCAGAAGCATCTTGGTAGGGGGCATCATCGTCGCGTTGGTCGCAGCCGTGCCTGCGCCAGCCTCGGCAGAGCCTGGGAAGTCGGAGGTGTCTGACATCGCGCCGGCGATAGAACCGGCCACAGACGAAGCGCACAAGTACGCCCAGCTCTTCGCTCGCCAGGAGAAACTCAACGATGCGGCTGACGCCATCCGGGTGGCAGCCGGCGACCTGGCTCTGTCGGGTTTCGCTGGTGACCGAGTTGATCCCGCCGCCAACACCCTGACTGTTTACTGGCACGGTGAGCTGACAACGGCGGTCGAGATCGTTATCGCGAAGGTGCGCCGGGCTGGAATTGACGTCGAGGTGCGGGCCGCAGCCTACTCGCTGCACATCCTCGAAAAGGAGGCTGACCGTCTCGCGGGACAACAATTCTCGTCTGGCCGCGTCGTGCTCGTCGGCCCGGCCCCGGACGGCAACAGCCTTGAAGTCGGTGTCACACTGGCCGACGGCGACAGGCGCGCATCTACCGATCTGCGCCAGGTGTCTGACGAGCTAACCGGTAGCGTGAAACTGGACGTGTCGCTCGAGTCGCCCGCCGAATTTACGACCCGGTTCGCGGACACCCAGCCCTACTGGGGTGGCGCGCTCATCCTGAATGGCGGTGCCTGTACCTCAGGCTTCGGTGTACGGGGCAACAACGGCGCAGCCCGCTACCTGCTCACTGCGGCGCATTGCGGTGCTGGGCAATGGCGAACGGGCAACGGCACCGTGATCGGCAACACCCTCTCCAACACGACGGTCGAGTACGACGGCATGCTGATCCTCACCAACGCTGGCTACAGCGTGTACGAGGGCCCATCCTTCGCCAGCGGCGACACCAACACGGGTCGCAACATCAGCGCTGCGT
Proteins encoded:
- a CDS encoding NACHT domain-containing protein, encoding MRTPSSGRLIAAGILALTALFLGGLAVILSRLGLERADQLASVVAMFIGVLAFGAAVIAVRQGRTVTSPVRTRRHRTAWGRRPLRDDVWRLLQDIEAAADLSPSRLLRNRRNEVSTVYVQQRVEQPQSAESRADERRRRLSRFADERLFLPFDERPRVIPVRRPLEKVFDQHRHLLIEGGPGTGKSTTAAQICRQLARAWLHADEHGRRLTAKPLLPLLVTARSLAAHAGRKWPEALAAAASQGLGMAARDSVDPALLAGPVDGTEWLIVIDGLDEVPSDERETFMAVLSGWTAAADRPWRLLITTRPLVGHATAMLGAGAIGHYTLLPFDRRMLAEFAHRWFGPSPEGADQAAGFLSQVASAGLHEMAAVPLMATIAINVYADDPDSRLPRNRHDLYERCLHWLRQHNAARRNSARTALTAALDGDRNNSELVAALCDRTDDLVEELAVVRVRSRRSLVLTAMEWLRREAGPVSGRPPEDMAELVSEVLFSTGLLSRRDAGPDFIHLTFAEHFAARRFAAELPDRFDADDTGWRRALHLAVRNEPGAMAVLIRWTRFHPEDGDLLSWLLSGGAAHRAAAVRLVAEGAAATDRQLAACLDSLSDQLWGASPPGAVELVAPLRRFPVTPVLVGWLARYLEFAEPGSAAWAALAALLADRDRSRRPALEAELLAQAGGGDSLTARLTSVIALENIGSTQEAELAGLLADALTTASGTISQRVDVASHLIDREGDPRDRALQVMRETLGDVAAQPSERRVAAEALAEWDDASRQLILAELRFTLDKPDLNVYELTDTAETMLAVDQTCRAEIAGRCAYFLSEMNIEDDNRIQAARLLTELGPEYRPDGIRCLRHLSSGDDVIPYIRTQAAVSLARVGEEHWPEVVEAICRALYDSGRSTRGFVPYWLLRKIERDLRDRIADAIETLTGESTLDTAEVSRIRASAVDLDPRFQPDADDVLRAAAGCSWAVKETTSLIALSSDCSLPVAAEFDRQLKQLLASPEVDLPDETVRATARSIHAYRPDPVVESLLQGLMIGSSTRAQARIDAALALMDNPLHSAAATKAILDVHVPPWQRWQLFNAYSGLVSRHASALGVLETYARDPHIETAYRVDVIPLLIDRAPQRAAEWLALLRDMLAERTNDLQDRRSIAIRLAENRAVADAVQVLELAASDVYAPNVERVNALAWLAQTETNGTSRYDAGLLSFFSDRYEPIEYRVQALQVLLRHGDDRHVPPLQLADDLLWTKVPSVYDAQRTAEILFRTQWGRDTAVQRAIGDLLLRSLTRRYPLGGYVSPETVRRLARIDGAETAVRAALAARPPTTAAVTTAVMAFPEEESAALTGIQRILDEPAATPEDRAQVLELQLDLSPAHRIPAIEILHAALRPPGDDLVPPPIDPVDAARLLYQVVHSRAEAGAALATATGDNKETWRRRREARAILAKDGGPHGLRHADLSFLAESCDERLSLADRCAALVRRAGEVPGTLADTLDRLRSMLTAADNRTARTTVQLAMVTVDPEQDEPLTELLALLTASDTPFGTVIEIVQTLAAGTPVQRLRAGLAMEEILERSELTPARRAALLALLARMLPGTVHRVVTEATSIATDPDLPPFVRIRAATILLGLGSGAAARPAHDVLHDLLDNPGTPGYLRVLAGQTLLDAPGPRRAETRARLLVLDAAPDDRLAAAVAVLRTDGPEPAVRLCPREPSASMRMRELLALPGAKPYTILTAARALGGTGVWADRAAAATTMRQLADNPATHPYVRFMALAAIPEMDFAEAGTCARRLLAVITDAGSPLNHRRWAAEALAKTARSHQRTARDALQTLDGDHLDPRARRRLHRSVASIANGSGWIPQQGDRS
- a CDS encoding Txe/YoeB family addiction module toxin — its product is MRGVNFDPDAWEDLLFWLASDRKKARRITRLIGEIQRDPFAGVGKPEPLKGDLTGYWSRRIDDEHRLVYRADEKEVKIIKARYHYSD
- a CDS encoding type II toxin-antitoxin system Phd/YefM family antitoxin; its protein translation is MSISASEARQRLFPLIERVNDDHDPVRISSRSGDVVLMSAEDYDAWQETVYLLRSPANARRLMEAVARDRAGGPSIARTMDELREMAGGEE
- a CDS encoding aldo/keto reductase translates to MLLVFVNAMTRLGVDYVNIYRPARLDPEVPIEDTMGAIKDMIEAGYVRHVGLSEVGAETIRRAHAVHPVADLQIEYSLISRGVEADVLPTLRELGVGMTAYGVLSRGLISGHWQNVEARPGDHRRRMPRFSGDNVEHNLALVEALRRVAEAKGCTVAQLAIAWVAAQGGDIVPLVGARTRNRLTEALPAAHLVLSADDLAEIEKAVPAGSARGDRYPAAMMANLGTGN
- a CDS encoding S1 family peptidase, encoding MSDIAPAIEPATDEAHKYAQLFARQEKLNDAADAIRVAAGDLALSGFAGDRVDPAANTLTVYWHGELTTAVEIVIAKVRRAGIDVEVRAAAYSLHILEKEADRLAGQQFSSGRVVLVGPAPDGNSLEVGVTLADGDRRASTDLRQVSDELTGSVKLDVSLESPAEFTTRFADTQPYWGGALILNGGACTSGFGVRGNNGAARYLLTAAHCGAGQWRTGNGTVIGNTLSNTTVEYDGMLILTNAGYSVYEGPSFASGDTNTGRNISAASTNHVGNLVCSGGSFSGSACGWTVQALNQTLTPIGGPTIRGLVRAEGANRVAAVGNGDSGGPVYVQSGNSGTARGIISLRSANRDEIVPCSGVPSGDINDPNSRQCSWKWWYVDINEQLSRLSVNFLTP